One window of Chroococcidiopsis sp. TS-821 genomic DNA carries:
- the selD gene encoding selenide, water dikinase SelD, protein MQASHPIVKDLVLIGGGHSHAIALRMFGMKPLPGVRITLISEASDTPYSGMLPGHVAGFYSREECHIDLRRLAQFAQAQLYIDQAIGLDLENKQVICAHRPPVAFDVVSLDIGSTPATVSVPGATEYAIAAKPISKLLAQWDQFVENVKQNPQQSVRIGVVGGGAGGVELTLSLQSHLQKILAQHSSNLEIHLFHRDAELMPSYNKWVRHRFQEILQQRKVQLHLQETVSEVQPHKVVCESGLKVECDRIFWVTQASAPKWLRESGLATDADGFVQVNNNLQSISHPQVFAAGDVATMVDHPRPKAGVFAVRQGKPLFENLQRSLLEKPLKPYKPQKQYLSLIGTGDGKAIATRGSFGFGPLQLLWRWKDWIDRRFMQRFDDLPEMTSEDALSSPHSATMRCAGCGSKVGSTVLARVLQRIEQPLKGDRPDILIGLDAPDDAAVVQVPANLAMVHTIDYFRALINDPYLFGQISANHCLSDIFAMGAVPQSALAIATIPYALEAKVIETLFQLLSGAIKVLAQANTPLVGGHTTEGAELAFGLSCNGLVHPDKLLRKSGMEPSQVLILTKALGTGTLFAAQMRQKARGKWIDSAIASMLLSNAAAATCFLEHGATACTDITGFGLLGHLIEMVRASRVAVELHLPAIPVLDGAIATTQQGIFSSLHPENLRFSRYVSNPTAAETCQHYPLLFDPQTSGGLLAALPQQKANDCLAALQKLGYSDCQMIGEVKELVEELNLVTLVL, encoded by the coding sequence ATGCAAGCATCGCATCCGATTGTCAAGGACTTGGTGTTGATTGGTGGCGGACACAGCCATGCGATCGCCCTCAGAATGTTTGGGATGAAACCACTTCCTGGAGTTCGCATCACCCTCATTAGCGAAGCATCGGATACGCCTTATTCGGGAATGTTACCAGGTCATGTTGCAGGTTTTTACTCGCGCGAGGAATGTCATATTGATTTGCGTCGTTTAGCGCAATTTGCTCAAGCGCAGCTATATATTGACCAAGCCATCGGTTTAGACTTGGAAAACAAGCAAGTGATCTGCGCGCATCGTCCACCTGTAGCGTTTGATGTCGTTTCGCTCGATATTGGCAGTACTCCAGCAACCGTATCTGTACCTGGTGCTACTGAGTATGCGATCGCTGCAAAACCAATCTCAAAATTACTCGCGCAGTGGGATCAATTTGTTGAAAATGTCAAGCAAAATCCGCAACAGTCCGTTCGTATCGGTGTGGTTGGTGGAGGTGCAGGTGGTGTCGAGTTAACACTTTCACTGCAAAGTCACTTACAAAAAATTCTGGCGCAGCATTCTTCTAACTTAGAAATTCACTTGTTTCATCGCGATGCGGAACTCATGCCCAGTTATAACAAGTGGGTACGCCATCGTTTTCAGGAAATTTTACAACAGCGAAAGGTTCAATTACATTTACAAGAAACTGTCTCAGAAGTGCAACCGCACAAAGTCGTTTGCGAGTCAGGATTAAAAGTCGAGTGCGATCGCATATTTTGGGTAACGCAAGCATCCGCCCCCAAATGGTTGCGCGAATCAGGGCTTGCAACGGATGCAGATGGATTTGTGCAAGTCAACAACAATTTACAGTCAATTTCGCATCCTCAGGTCTTCGCCGCCGGAGATGTGGCGACAATGGTCGACCATCCGCGCCCAAAAGCAGGCGTATTTGCAGTTCGTCAAGGAAAACCTTTGTTTGAGAACTTGCAACGAAGTTTATTAGAAAAACCGCTAAAACCTTATAAACCACAGAAACAATATTTAAGTTTAATCGGTACAGGTGACGGCAAAGCGATCGCTACTCGTGGTTCTTTTGGTTTTGGTCCTCTTCAACTTTTATGGCGTTGGAAAGACTGGATCGATCGCCGTTTCATGCAACGCTTCGACGATCTACCAGAAATGACATCAGAGGACGCCCTATCTTCCCCCCATTCCGCTACAATGCGCTGCGCTGGTTGTGGTTCTAAAGTAGGAAGTACAGTTTTAGCGCGTGTCTTGCAACGAATTGAACAACCGTTAAAGGGCGATCGCCCAGATATTTTAATTGGGTTAGATGCGCCGGATGATGCTGCGGTAGTGCAAGTCCCCGCAAACTTGGCAATGGTGCATACAATCGATTATTTTCGCGCTTTAATTAACGATCCGTACCTGTTTGGGCAGATTAGTGCAAATCACTGCTTGAGTGATATTTTTGCCATGGGTGCAGTACCGCAAAGTGCATTGGCGATCGCGACGATACCTTATGCGTTGGAAGCAAAAGTCATAGAAACGCTGTTTCAACTTTTATCAGGTGCGATCAAAGTTTTAGCACAAGCAAATACACCACTAGTCGGCGGACACACGACAGAAGGTGCAGAACTCGCATTTGGTTTATCGTGTAACGGTCTAGTTCATCCTGATAAACTATTACGTAAAAGTGGAATGGAACCAAGTCAAGTCCTGATCCTCACTAAAGCACTGGGAACAGGAACGTTATTCGCTGCGCAGATGCGCCAAAAGGCTAGAGGGAAATGGATTGATAGCGCGATCGCCTCAATGTTACTCTCTAATGCTGCTGCTGCAACCTGTTTTTTAGAACATGGCGCTACAGCTTGTACGGATATTACAGGTTTTGGCTTACTAGGACATTTAATCGAAATGGTGCGAGCATCGCGTGTAGCAGTTGAATTACACTTGCCAGCAATTCCAGTTTTAGATGGTGCGATCGCGACAACACAGCAAGGAATTTTCAGTTCGCTACATCCCGAAAATTTGCGATTTTCGCGCTATGTTTCTAATCCGACTGCTGCAGAGACTTGTCAGCACTATCCTTTGCTTTTCGATCCTCAAACCTCAGGTGGTCTTTTAGCAGCACTTCCGCAGCAGAAAGCAAATGATTGTCTAGCAGCACTGCAGAAATTAGGTTATTCTGACTGCCAGATGATTGGTGAAGTTAAAGAACTAGTAGAAGAACTGAATTTAGTGACCCTAGTACTATAG
- a CDS encoding ABC transporter substrate-binding protein: protein MKRRSLLSYCILFWVTLSFVVGCVNPAVYIQTTTESGAAPSTMAGALRLGFSAWPGWFPWQVAQERRIFATHNVPVDLRWFDGYLESINALTAGQIDANSQTLGDTVSSVSGGADQVIVLVNDNSTGNDKVIVREGINSVADLRGKQVAAEEGTVDHFLLLLGLERAGLSAQDIQFVPLETGRAAAAFVAGQVDAVAVFAPFTTQALKRPGSRELFSSADFPGAISDHLVFTRQYIEQHPDRVQAVVDAWFSTLDYIQNNREEAYAIMAKRAGVSIDEYREYAEGTKLFTIEENLQAFQPGNDMTSLYFAAEQISQFLTATGLAASTPDTRRLFDDRFVKAHAAQMR, encoded by the coding sequence ATGAAGAGGCGATCGCTCCTATCCTACTGCATTCTCTTTTGGGTTACCTTAAGTTTTGTTGTAGGATGTGTCAATCCTGCAGTTTACATCCAAACCACAACCGAAAGTGGAGCAGCGCCCTCCACCATGGCTGGTGCGCTTCGCCTAGGGTTCAGTGCTTGGCCTGGTTGGTTTCCTTGGCAAGTTGCCCAAGAACGCAGGATATTTGCTACGCACAATGTTCCTGTTGACTTGAGGTGGTTTGATGGATACTTGGAATCTATCAATGCTCTAACAGCTGGACAAATTGATGCGAATAGTCAAACGTTAGGCGATACAGTCAGTTCAGTTTCTGGTGGTGCCGATCAAGTCATTGTTCTTGTCAACGACAACTCGACTGGCAATGACAAGGTGATTGTGCGAGAAGGTATCAACTCAGTAGCAGATCTTAGAGGAAAACAAGTTGCTGCCGAGGAAGGCACTGTCGATCATTTTCTATTACTCTTAGGGCTAGAAAGAGCAGGATTATCAGCGCAAGATATTCAATTTGTTCCGCTAGAAACAGGAAGGGCTGCAGCGGCATTTGTGGCAGGGCAAGTTGATGCGGTAGCAGTGTTTGCTCCTTTTACAACTCAAGCCCTAAAGCGTCCTGGGAGTAGAGAACTTTTTAGTTCCGCAGATTTTCCTGGAGCTATTTCCGATCACTTAGTATTTACACGTCAATATATTGAGCAACACCCCGATCGCGTACAAGCAGTTGTGGATGCTTGGTTTAGCACGCTGGACTACATTCAAAATAATCGAGAGGAAGCTTACGCGATTATGGCAAAACGCGCAGGAGTCAGCATTGACGAATACAGAGAATATGCAGAAGGAACAAAGCTTTTCACAATAGAAGAAAACTTGCAAGCCTTTCAACCAGGAAACGACATGACCTCTTTGTACTTTGCAGCCGAACAAATCAGTCAGTTTCTCACCGCAACTGGTTTAGCCGCATCAACACCTGATACGCGCAGGTTATTCGACGATCGCTTTGTCAAAGCCCACGCTGCACAAATGAGGTAG
- a CDS encoding ABC transporter permease, producing the protein MSHSVNHRSIRALIKPKTMRHTVFWRLNEDIPKSLSSVLIVTSIALPLILWWLVTTFGNIDPTFLPSPADVIAAFGRLWSTRELLKDTVASLWRVGVGFLFAALVSIPIGVLMGSFPSIRALLEPLFGLMRYMPAPAFIPLLILYLGIGEEPKITLIFIGVFFFNSLMVMDTVKFVPKDLIEATYMLGGTRWETLTQVIVPHVLPGIIDACRINLAAAWQLVIVSELIAANEGLGRRISVAGRFLRTDEIFVGLIVIGVIGLAFDLLFQYLLRISCKWASQKR; encoded by the coding sequence ATGAGTCACAGCGTCAATCATCGCTCAATTCGGGCGCTAATCAAGCCCAAGACAATGCGCCATACTGTTTTCTGGCGGTTGAATGAAGACATTCCCAAATCGCTGAGCAGTGTATTAATCGTTACATCAATCGCATTGCCATTAATATTATGGTGGTTAGTAACGACGTTCGGTAATATCGATCCAACATTTTTACCTTCACCTGCGGATGTTATAGCGGCTTTTGGGCGGTTGTGGAGTACTCGCGAACTTTTGAAAGATACTGTTGCAAGTTTATGGCGAGTTGGAGTTGGATTTCTCTTTGCTGCTCTTGTCTCAATTCCAATCGGGGTGCTCATGGGTAGTTTTCCGAGCATTCGTGCTTTGCTCGAACCGCTCTTTGGCTTGATGCGCTATATGCCTGCACCTGCATTTATTCCCTTACTTATTCTTTATTTAGGCATTGGCGAGGAGCCAAAAATTACGCTGATCTTTATCGGTGTCTTTTTCTTTAACTCTTTAATGGTGATGGATACAGTAAAGTTCGTCCCTAAAGACTTAATTGAAGCGACTTATATGTTAGGAGGAACTCGCTGGGAAACTCTCACGCAAGTAATTGTCCCCCATGTTCTTCCAGGAATTATTGACGCGTGCCGAATCAACTTAGCCGCCGCCTGGCAACTCGTAATTGTCTCAGAACTTATTGCCGCAAACGAAGGTTTAGGCAGAAGAATTAGTGTTGCTGGTCGATTTTTGCGCACCGATGAAATTTTTGTCGGGTTAATTGTTATTGGCGTGATTGGCTTGGCATTTGACTTACTGTTTCAGTATTTACTGCGCATTTCGTGTAAATGGGCAAGTCAGAAACGATAG
- a CDS encoding ABC transporter ATP-binding protein, protein MFLEINNLSKHFATKEGTLVVLKDINMSIERGEFICAVGASGSGKSTLLRQIAGLDMPTKGEVRIDGKQITSPGPDRGMVFQHYTLYPWMNVQENTEFGLKLQGVPKKARREQASYYLNVVGLTRFARALPKELSGGMKQRVAIARALASEPDILLMDEPFGALDVHTKESMHEFMLDLWQRTNITIFMITHDVEEAVFLSNRIYALGARPGTVRKELVINLPHRSHTVKRHSSFHDYRDELMELLRRHGQEAVAAIA, encoded by the coding sequence ATGTTTTTGGAAATTAATAATCTCAGCAAGCACTTCGCGACAAAAGAAGGAACGCTCGTTGTTCTCAAAGATATTAATATGTCGATTGAGCGCGGCGAGTTTATCTGCGCGGTGGGCGCCTCAGGTTCTGGTAAGTCTACACTGTTGCGTCAGATTGCAGGACTTGATATGCCGACGAAAGGAGAGGTCAGAATTGATGGCAAGCAGATTACATCCCCAGGACCCGATCGCGGCATGGTGTTTCAGCATTATACGCTTTACCCGTGGATGAACGTGCAGGAAAATACAGAGTTTGGTTTGAAGCTGCAAGGCGTACCTAAAAAGGCACGACGCGAACAAGCGAGTTACTATCTTAACGTAGTTGGGCTGACACGATTTGCAAGAGCTTTACCGAAAGAACTCTCAGGTGGGATGAAGCAGCGAGTTGCGATCGCGCGGGCGCTAGCCTCAGAACCTGATATTTTGTTAATGGACGAACCTTTCGGCGCATTGGATGTTCACACAAAAGAGTCGATGCACGAATTCATGCTCGATCTTTGGCAGCGTACTAACATTACAATTTTTATGATCACGCACGATGTTGAAGAAGCGGTCTTTCTCTCAAATCGCATCTATGCACTAGGTGCGCGTCCTGGTACTGTCCGCAAAGAGCTTGTTATCAACTTACCGCATCGCAGCCACACAGTAAAGCGCCACTCAAGTTTCCACGATTACCGAGACGAATTAATGGAGTTACTCCGCAGACACGGACAAGAAGCGGTTGCGGCAATAGCTTAA
- a CDS encoding globin family protein, producing MALQVEVLEQSFERVKPYANEFAASFYNNLLTDYPQLQPLFAKTDMQQQHQKLIMSLILVIGNLRNPEILKVTLQNLGARHVSYGTLQQHYPMVGAALLKTFESYLGTDWTPEVKQAWTDAYEVLANMMLEGAQLAEKSLNLQPPQLNTPMASPAFASANLQPQQELPQYVQNVKSSEAVVSTSASASTLNLKLILLVAIVAGLLGLGIFYYSRSQQNSSNIRSVTESAKLT from the coding sequence ATGGCTCTTCAGGTTGAAGTTTTAGAACAAAGTTTTGAGCGTGTCAAACCTTATGCTAATGAGTTTGCTGCTAGCTTTTACAACAATCTACTTACCGATTACCCTCAACTTCAACCTTTATTTGCCAAAACTGATATGCAGCAACAGCATCAAAAGCTGATTATGTCCTTGATATTGGTAATTGGTAATCTACGCAATCCTGAAATTTTGAAAGTAACGCTGCAAAATCTTGGTGCAAGGCACGTCAGCTATGGCACGCTACAGCAACACTATCCGATGGTGGGTGCAGCGTTGTTAAAAACCTTTGAATCGTACTTGGGTACAGATTGGACACCAGAAGTTAAGCAAGCATGGACAGATGCGTATGAAGTCCTGGCGAATATGATGCTCGAGGGAGCCCAGTTGGCGGAGAAATCGTTAAATTTACAACCACCTCAGTTGAATACTCCAATGGCAAGCCCGGCTTTTGCATCTGCCAATTTACAGCCACAGCAGGAATTGCCACAGTACGTTCAAAACGTTAAAAGCAGCGAAGCTGTTGTGTCAACTTCCGCTAGTGCGTCTACTCTAAATCTGAAATTAATACTGTTGGTTGCTATCGTAGCTGGTTTACTAGGTTTAGGAATTTTCTACTACTCTCGTTCGCAACAAAACAGTAGTAATATAAGATCTGTTACCGAATCTGCAAAACTTACATAG
- the hpxO gene encoding FAD-dependent urate hydroxylase HpxO, translating to MYNLKVVVIGAGIGGLTAGIALRQAGFEVEIYDRVKELRPAGAGISLWSNGVKVLNRLGLGERMAQIGGQMDRMQYLTKTGELLNDIDLQPLVEEVGQRPYPVARTDLQQMLLEAYPGEVNLNHKCIGVEEDAQKVTAIFENGHRATGDLLVAADGIHSILRRYVLNEELQPKYGTYVNWNGLVPASEDLAPKNSWAIYVGDHKRVSMMPVARDRFYFFFDVPLPKGTPVNPDYRADLAKHFQGWAQPVQLLIERFDPSQTNRVEIHDVGPINKMVRGRVALLGDSAHATCPDLGQGGCQAMEDALVLTQYLLTTNLGVEYALRRYETERKERTSAVVQKARRRAEMIHGVDPDITQKWYQQLAQEDPIDVTSAISKVILAGPLH from the coding sequence ATGTATAACCTCAAAGTTGTGGTCATTGGTGCAGGAATCGGTGGTTTAACTGCAGGAATCGCGCTACGTCAAGCAGGATTTGAGGTAGAAATTTACGATCGCGTCAAAGAATTACGTCCTGCAGGCGCAGGAATTTCGCTATGGTCTAACGGGGTAAAGGTTCTCAATCGCCTCGGTTTGGGTGAAAGAATGGCACAAATCGGCGGACAGATGGATCGAATGCAGTATCTGACTAAAACCGGCGAATTACTCAATGATATCGATTTACAACCCTTAGTTGAAGAAGTTGGACAGCGTCCCTATCCTGTAGCGCGGACAGATTTGCAACAAATGCTACTGGAAGCCTATCCAGGTGAGGTGAACCTCAATCATAAATGTATCGGGGTAGAAGAGGATGCGCAAAAAGTCACCGCCATTTTTGAGAACGGACATCGCGCGACAGGCGATCTACTCGTTGCTGCTGATGGAATTCATTCAATTTTGCGGCGCTATGTGTTAAATGAAGAATTGCAGCCTAAATACGGCACTTATGTTAACTGGAACGGCTTAGTGCCTGCAAGTGAAGATTTAGCACCAAAGAACAGTTGGGCAATTTATGTCGGAGATCACAAGCGCGTATCGATGATGCCAGTAGCACGCGATCGCTTTTATTTCTTCTTTGACGTACCCCTACCTAAAGGAACGCCTGTGAACCCTGATTATCGTGCAGATCTCGCAAAACACTTTCAAGGATGGGCACAACCAGTTCAATTACTGATTGAGCGTTTCGATCCCTCTCAAACCAACCGCGTTGAAATTCACGATGTTGGACCTATAAATAAAATGGTACGCGGTAGAGTAGCCTTATTAGGAGATTCTGCCCACGCCACATGTCCCGATTTAGGACAAGGTGGTTGTCAAGCGATGGAAGACGCACTTGTCTTAACGCAATATCTATTGACAACTAACTTAGGTGTAGAATACGCCTTGCGGCGTTATGAAACCGAACGCAAAGAGCGAACGAGTGCTGTTGTCCAAAAGGCACGCAGACGAGCAGAAATGATTCACGGTGTCGATCCAGACATCACCCAGAAGTGGTATCAGCAACTCGCACAAGAAGATCCCATCGATGTTACAAGTGCAATTTCTAAAGTGATTTTGGCAGGACCATTACATTGA
- a CDS encoding uracil-xanthine permease family protein, whose amino-acid sequence MAKVEVTPEERVDIKPANGLIYGLNDRPPFVEAALAAAQHVLAIFVGIITPPLLISNALQLSPADTAYIVSMSLFISGVATFIQAKKIGPIGSGLLSIQGTSFSFLGPIIATGTAITEAGGTTENALSLIFGLCFFGSFIEIILSRFLHLVRKIITPLVTGTIVSIIGLTLIKTAIISIGGGVVAQRNNTFGSPQSLGVAALVLVTIVALNISKNPILRMSSVVIGLIVGYVVASFLGMVNFSGLQGLPAIAAPIPFRYGLSFNFAAFIPFILLYLITTIESIGDLTATSAVSGEPIKGSVYIRRIKGGVLGDGVNSLIAAVFNTFPNTTFSQNNGVIQITGVGSRYIGYFIAVILALLGLFPIVGGIFRSLPQPVLGGATIIMFGSIVVAGINILSSVQLDRRALIVVGTSLAIGLGVTYVPEILDATPTLVRSIFSSGISAGGLTAIVLNWILPHELGESSAEDEMSSEDLASET is encoded by the coding sequence ATGGCAAAAGTTGAAGTTACACCTGAAGAACGTGTTGATATCAAACCAGCAAATGGGTTGATTTATGGTTTAAACGATAGACCCCCATTTGTAGAAGCTGCACTAGCAGCAGCACAGCATGTCCTCGCAATATTTGTTGGTATCATTACGCCACCACTTTTGATTAGTAATGCGTTGCAGCTATCTCCAGCAGATACAGCTTACATTGTGAGTATGTCGCTGTTTATTTCAGGCGTTGCAACATTTATTCAGGCGAAAAAAATAGGGCCAATTGGCTCAGGTTTATTAAGTATTCAGGGGACGAGCTTCTCATTTTTAGGTCCCATTATTGCAACAGGAACGGCAATCACTGAAGCTGGGGGTACGACTGAAAATGCATTAAGTCTCATCTTTGGTTTATGCTTCTTTGGCTCATTTATCGAAATTATCTTGAGTCGCTTTCTGCATTTGGTAAGGAAGATCATTACCCCACTGGTTACAGGTACAATCGTTAGCATCATTGGGTTGACGCTGATCAAGACGGCTATCATTAGTATCGGTGGAGGAGTCGTTGCACAACGGAATAATACTTTCGGTAGCCCTCAAAGTCTAGGAGTCGCAGCGTTAGTACTCGTGACGATCGTCGCGCTCAATATCAGCAAGAATCCAATTTTACGCATGAGTTCCGTTGTTATAGGACTCATTGTCGGTTATGTTGTTGCTAGTTTTTTAGGAATGGTTAACTTTAGTGGTTTGCAAGGATTACCTGCGATCGCAGCTCCTATACCATTTCGATACGGACTTAGTTTCAACTTTGCCGCGTTTATTCCGTTTATTCTGCTTTATCTGATCACAACGATTGAATCGATTGGCGATTTGACAGCCACATCAGCAGTATCCGGCGAACCGATCAAAGGTAGCGTATATATTCGGAGAATCAAAGGGGGCGTGCTAGGAGATGGAGTAAATTCACTCATTGCTGCGGTATTTAATACATTTCCAAATACGACTTTTAGTCAAAATAATGGCGTGATTCAAATTACAGGAGTTGGTAGCCGCTATATCGGTTATTTTATTGCGGTTATTCTTGCCTTACTCGGTTTATTTCCGATTGTTGGCGGTATTTTTCGCAGCTTACCGCAGCCTGTTTTGGGTGGCGCGACGATCATTATGTTTGGCTCCATCGTTGTCGCTGGTATCAATATTCTTTCATCAGTTCAACTCGATCGCCGCGCGCTAATTGTTGTCGGGACATCTCTAGCAATTGGGTTAGGCGTTACTTATGTTCCTGAGATTCTTGATGCGACGCCAACGCTAGTGAGAAGTATCTTTTCTTCAGGAATTTCGGCTGGTGGACTGACAGCAATTGTTTTGAACTGGATACTCCCTCACGAACTTGGCGAAAGTAGCGCAGAAGACGAGATGAGTTCAGAGGACTTAGCTTCTGAAACGTAA
- the uraH gene encoding hydroxyisourate hydrolase has translation MAGKLTTHVLDTAHGCPADNLVVELWLMDTQSGQKTLLKTVTTNNDGRTDAPLLSDEELKVGVYELVFVVHDYFAQKLANLPNPPFLNRIPLQFGIADPMAHYHVPLLVSPWSYSTYRGS, from the coding sequence ATGGCAGGTAAATTAACTACCCATGTTCTTGATACAGCGCACGGCTGTCCGGCTGATAATCTGGTTGTCGAACTATGGTTGATGGATACTCAATCTGGGCAAAAAACACTGCTGAAAACTGTCACAACAAACAATGATGGTCGCACCGATGCACCTTTGCTATCTGATGAAGAACTCAAAGTCGGCGTATATGAATTAGTTTTCGTCGTGCATGATTATTTTGCACAAAAGTTAGCTAATTTGCCTAATCCACCTTTTCTAAACCGGATCCCGCTGCAATTTGGTATTGCTGACCCTATGGCACACTATCACGTTCCCTTACTAGTATCTCCTTGGTCGTACAGTACCTATCGCGGTAGCTAA